One Balaenoptera acutorostrata chromosome 5, mBalAcu1.1, whole genome shotgun sequence genomic window, tgaaaggtaagctgggacgaagtgagagagtggcatgggcatatatagactaccaaacgtaaaatagatagctagtgggaagcagccgcatagcacagggagatcagcttggtgctttgtgaccacctagaggggtgggatagggagggtgggagggagatgcaagagggaggagaaatggcgatatatgcatatgtatagctgattcactttgttatacagcagaaactaacacaccattgtaaagcagttatactctaataaaggtgttaaaaaaaatagatgggcAAGCAACTATTTAGACAGTATCTGTTTTCACTGTAAACTTCTCACTCATATAATATGTGGGTATCCAAAGGCACCTTTCTGGTCTTGTAGAAAATGAAATGCTCTTTTTAAGAGTCTTGACACTAGTGAAACTAACTTTGTGTAAGGAATGGTATCCAATTCCATTTTTTTGAAGTAACTAAATTCCTAATCTTCCAAAATTAAGATATGTTAAATTACTGGGAATATTTCAGAGGTATGGATAGCTAATTGATTAGCAAAGTTTTAAAGCCTTTTTTGGCCTCTTTCCTGAATAATTCATGGTCTCTTTCCTGAGTAATGATCAAAATCTCTTGAGATTTTTCCACTTTCCACATGTGCAAACTTAagtttattgagagcttactgtGGGTCCACTGTGCATGAAtcactttaattttcattttctcttcacatAAATCCTTTAAGATCTATGTTGATTATCTCCACCTAGTAAGGGAGGAGCTAGGACTCAAACTCAAGCTTGATTCAAAAGCCTTGCTAAAAAAGACTCTGCTTTTTATGTACTGCTTTAGTTTCTTGACATTAATAATGTAGCTCcagtttaatttgatttttacagTGGAATCAATGGGTTTATACTGAATACTGAGCTATTATAACATCTCTGTGTGCCGCTTCTCACCCCTGGACTTTTGATGGGCCCAGAGGAGGTAATAGATTCGTAGAGAATATccagcagctgattagggtggCGACATGTGTTCAGTATCTTCTCAGTACCCCCTTCATTGAGGAGATCCACCAGCCTACTCTTTAGgggaacattttctatttttaaaggaaatatatatatatatatattttttttttttaaagaaatttcaaagCAAATAATGGAGAAAAGTATATAGAAGAAAGGTAAATCTTCCCCAAATTCTACCATCCAGAGATAACCACCCTTACCCATTTAGATCTGTCTCTATATAAGCATAATTTTACATAAGTGGGATCAATTGTACATgcattctgattatttttttaacattaaagaaATTCATTCAGTTCTCTGACAACATAGAGTGTTTAATGGCTACATAGGAATACTATGagtggatggaccacagttttgtttttgtttttaaccagtgtcctattaatggacatttaagtgTTTACCAGTCTTTTTTCTATTGTAAATGACTGCTCCTTTAACATGTATCTCAAGCACTTGTCCAAGTGTCTCTTTATAATAAATTCCCTGGGGTTCGGTTTCAGAGCCAAAGAGGGTGCAGATGGCCCTCCATCAGGGCAGGTGGCTCATTCGTCTCTACATTCTCATCAACCCTTGCGTTAGCCTTTAATGTCAACTTTTCCATTCTAATTGGCAACaagtaatatctcatttaatttatatttctttgtttactAGTAAGTTTGAACAACCTTTCACATGGGTAGTAGTAACCctaatttttctctgtttatGATTGTCTGGCCATGGCTTCTATACTATTAAAGCAAAACGTTGTACACTATTGAGAGCATACTATAAAGAATGtggttaaataaaaacaaacaaacaagggaaCAACCCAGTTCTCTGTAGCAATTTCCCTTCAAGTTTGAAGAAACTTGTTTTCTGTTATTCATTGTAATTTAATCCCTTAGAGAAGGGAGGGGGTTATAATCCCAACCTCCAAgaacctttttctttaaaaaacctttgctatgagaatatttttattagaagggaacatttcatttttaaatgcttttaattaGTTTTCAAACATTTGCATATCATGTCTCAGAAGTTTCTTGCTCATTTATGATGGTGGTTTAGATATAAAGTAATACAGCAGGAATGAAACTAAAGTTGTagcttcagctttcttttgataggaaataattattattaattattcacAATGCATTCTGATGCTTCGAAAGTTTGCAGCTTCTAGCAGAATTTTGTTAGCTTACTGTCTTGCACTCTCATTACACATacacaattttgaaaagaaactttTGTTGAGAGGATAATGGGGGTAGAGGCAGGGAGTGAGAAGCATATTAATGAAGTTGAGACTACATGGAGCTATCGACTTGGTTAATTGAATCAGATTTGTagtatttgtttttacttaagTTGTCTATCTAGAAAATACCACTTGAAGTTAGGGGCTCAGAGTTAATGGTTCACATATCTtcgtcttttttaaaaaaggatcatCAGGTCCAATTTTGCAAAATTGATACCGTCTTAACACAATTAAAAAGGTTCACTTGAACAGTTTCCTCGAAAGCTGCCTGGAATGTTTACTGTTTTTCTTATTAGTGTGGATCTGCAAATATTCTAACTGGAACAGCGCAGAGAGGGATGTGCTATAAAGCAATATGGTGCCTGTGTTCTCAAGCTGTTCCTTACTGGGAGTCACAGCTTTAAGATGTTCTTTCAGGAGCACCTGCTGTCTCCTCTTTTCCGTTATTCTGACAGACTGTGGAGCCTTCCTCTTAACCTTGGAGTACATTCACCTGCTGCAGGAGATGTTGTGAAAGAACGAGATCAATCTGCCAGACCCGTATTTCACTTAGTGGCCAAAGTCAGAAATGCCACTGGGCATGAGGAGTCACGGCTAGTGATCATTTGTTCCTGCATACTCGCCCACTCCTGTCTTTAGCTCTCAAAGAATGGTATCTTACTTGGAGTATTCTTACCGTGTTACTTTTGTGAAGGCTTTAAAAGTTGCCATTGTTGCCACACATGCCATGAGGGAGGTGGCAGCCCATTGTTTTCCCTGCCAGCAGTGGGTGCATGACGGCCTTCATGCTGTTCACGTCTTGGCCTTTCATTCAGACGGGCAGAgagcaaagactttttttttgtgCTTCGCTCTATTGAATTTCATTTACAGTGTGAGTTTTTATATTAAGCATGTAAGAGCTAATGAGTAAAGAGATTGTCAGCTCTAAGGTATACCCTGTAATTTTCAACTCTTTGCTTTGTATGTCTTCTCTTTGTCTGAATCCATCTCCAGGGGTCCTGGCTTGCCTGGATGGCTATATGAATATAGCCTTGGAGCAGACAGAGGAGTATGTAAATGGACAGCTGAAGAATAAGTACGGGGATGCATTTATCCGAGGAAACAATGGTAATAGCCCTTCACTCTACAGTTATACAGCATCCAAAATAGGATCACCAGCATGTTTTCTAGATAATTTAAAAGTTCAgttttagttttgctttgtttttaaattcttattacaTCTCAGATCTTCATTGTGGCTAGTTCTTTTTTGGGTGCTTCATGGCATTTTGGAACTAGaaattctcttcttccctccctttgcTGATGATAAATTGAGGGGTCTTGGTACATTGACCCAGAGCTCTGTTCTCGAATACAGTGTGTTATATTCCCCCAACACGGCCTCTCACACTGGCGGTTGGTGCTCTGAGAATGGCCACTATTTCCCTGCTACGTTTGGTTTACCTCATTTGGCAGTTAGCTTGTCTTGTTTCTCTATTAAGcattcaaatgctttttttctgtgGGAGATTTGTATCCTTTAGTTTGGCAAAAATGACAAAAGAGGAAATATGGTTCTGAAGTTACCCAGCTTTTTTAACAGCTTATTGCTATGATTATTATGGTTACTTTCAAGTACCTGGTTTAAAAACACATTATCAGTAAAGTCATATTTGAAttttggggttgggggggaagaCATCAAAACTGTGGGAATTATCCCTTGATTCATCCCCACTTTTTGGTCCCATCCCCCAATTGGAGCTCTGTGACTCTTGATTCTGGGTTTTTTATTGATGTGCATTCTTTAGTTCTGGATAACTTCTTCAACCCCCGTAACACTTGGATCTCTTTGCTGTGAACTAAACATCCTGACTTTTATCGTAGTTATTCTACCTCCTGTCCTTACAATACCATATTACTTCacattatatctttattttattttatttaaaaatttcttattaaagtatagttgatttacagtgttgtattagtttccggtgtacagcaaagtgattcagtcatatatgtgtgcatatataactgaatatatatattcttttcagattcttttccattatagtttattgtgagatactgaatatagttccctgtactatacagtaggaccttgttgtttatctattttatgtatagtagtttatatctgctaatcccaaactcctaatttattcctccccccacttcctcttTGGTAATCGTAAGTTGGTTTTCTTTGTCTgggagtctatttctgctttgtaaataagttcatttgtatcattttttttagattccacctataagcgatatcatatgatattagtctttctctgtcttacttatttcacttagtatgataatctctaggtccatctgtgttgctgcaaatggcattattttattctttttttttaatggctgagtaatattccattgtatatatgtaccacatcttctttatccattcctctgtcagtggacaccagggttgcttctatgtcttggctattgtaaatagtgctgctgtgaacattggggtcacatcatatctttatatatatacctttttagTCCTTCTAATGTGTagaatttcttttcctatttttaatattgttcttATTTGACTCTTTCCATTTACTAAGAAATGTTAATGATCTTTCCCCATCTCAATACAGCTGATAACAACAGTCAGCTAGCTGCAGGTTCTGTGAGAGGTGATAGGATGCATCCTGTCATGTACAGACTACATCTTGGACTTGGCCAGTTTCCTAGGGATGTTTTTACTGTCATACTGATGCTTTCCTTTATATAACTTTTTCCATGGGGTAATCGGTGGTAGTTATCTTTAGGCTCCATAATTCACATCCTCGGCTCTTAAAGAGGATCTTGGCTTATTTGATTAATCTGTGCTATGTCCTTTAATCAGGATATCTCTTAATGCTCACTTTGCACAAACCTGTCAGAGTCTGAGTAGGCGTGGGGGGTAGGAGGGGAGGTACACCTCTGGTGAAAGCTTGCCTCTAGTGACCAAGACATTAGATGTGATATGATTCTCATGTACTACATATTCAGTATACCCTGAAGAGTTCATGTGGGTGGTCACGAGAGGACTAGCTGAGCAAAACTTCGGATAAACCCAAGGTTGACACTTTACAGGGAATTCAGAATAAGGACAAAAtaacagaattcagaataaggaCAAAATAACAAACTCCTCACCTCTTGTTTATCCTGATgcaattaaaaaagtaaacaggAAGTTTAGTGATTATATCGAGGAGatggatgaaaatatttattttttatttattctttatttttaatctgaagTCTGGCCTGGTAGATTTACTAATTTACTTTAACCACAATCATAATTGTTATACCTAGAATTATAAAACATTCGAAGATTCCGGAGACTTtcgcatacattttattttatccccTTGGTTGCGATGTGCAAATCCAGTCAGATGTATAGCTAAGGTCAGAACACAGCCCTCTAAGACATCAAACCCAGGTCTAGAGTCATAAAATTGGTCTTAACAATAGTTCTAGAATTTATTGTGTGGTTTGAGAATTCCTTTGAAATATGCAGAGGTGTCAGACTAAAATCTGCTTGCTTTTAAAACTTGCTATTATGATACTTAGAAaagtttttttcagtttgttcattttttcttttcagtgttgtACATAAGTACACAGAAGAGGAGGATGTGAAGACACCGAGAGTACCATAGTTTTCACACTTGGATAtgttttttattaagttttttggTTCGTCTGTCATATAATTTGTCCTATTTTGTCATAGTTGGTTATTTTTCACTGACATGTGAGTgagataaatgtataaaattgTGGATTTAATTGTAAAGAGTTCTTTCATATTTAAGTTTCAGTCATTTTCTTTTACCTCTATGTCAGTGAGCAGAAAGcaaaaagaattttcaaaaaagaGAAGATCTTTTTCTCCCTACACGATTTGTAACTGAAGTCTCAAACAACACCATTTGATTTGCCTGCTTTGCTTGTGGGACTGACTGGAATGATGGACGTGAGGACAATTAAAACATTTGTAGAGACGGCTTCCTCTATCCTGCTCTGCTCGCCGTACAAAACGCTTGAGGGACAATGTTCCACGAGGCATCCAGTTTCAGTCTCAGGCTGAAAAGGGTCCCTGAGACCAGATGCTCAGCCTCCGTTTCCATTCTCTCGATAGGAAATAGAATTGGGCATCTAACCGTGGCACTTGCACAAAAGGAGTGGGAATCCGAATTGAGCTGGGGGAGCGATTCTAAAGGTTCCAACCTGCTAGGTGTAGGTGTAAACGTTCCTTTTAAGCCAAGTCTGTGCACGCTCATCTTGCATCTCCCCCGGGCGGTTCACGCGGTGGGTTTTCTTGCTCCCTTTCTGCAGCCCAGGCACCCACGCCGTCCTCTCACTTCATGAACACGGTGGAAAGCGAGGCCTGGAGTTAG contains:
- the LSM6 gene encoding U6 snRNA-associated Sm-like protein LSm6, whose translation is MSLRKQTPSDFLKQIIGRPVVVKLNSGVDYRGVLACLDGYMNIALEQTEEYVNGQLKNKYGDAFIRGNNVLYISTQKRRM